The following proteins are encoded in a genomic region of Thermodesulfatator atlanticus DSM 21156:
- a CDS encoding DegT/DnrJ/EryC1/StrS family aminotransferase produces the protein MEFIDLKTQYQRYQNELEKAALRVLRSGRYILGPEVKELEETLATFVGTKYALGVSSGTDALLLILKALGIGKGDAVITTPFTFVATAEVIRRAGAQVVFADIDPQTFLLTPSSVAKSLAQARQKGLRVKAVMPVSLFGLAAYLPELEAFCRKEGLFLIEDACQSFGAEVNGRKSGSFGKASATSFFPAKPLGAYGDAGMVFTNDPELYETIKALRIHGQTQRYLHQYQGFNARLDTLQAALLLVKFKHYPEEIELRQEVANRYRKLLAGLPVTFQHIPKNCLSVYAQFTLRVPQRDKLVAHLATHGIPTAIHYPRPLHLQPAFKELGYREGDFPEAESLAKEVISLPMHPFLTQADQEKIVSAIAAFYNEKEAV, from the coding sequence ATGGAATTTATAGACCTTAAAACCCAGTACCAGCGTTATCAAAACGAACTAGAAAAAGCCGCTTTACGGGTGCTAAGAAGCGGCCGCTATATTTTAGGCCCGGAAGTAAAAGAGCTTGAAGAAACCCTTGCCACTTTTGTGGGAACCAAATACGCCCTTGGTGTTTCTTCCGGCACAGACGCTCTCCTTCTTATCCTGAAGGCCCTTGGCATAGGAAAAGGGGACGCAGTTATTACCACCCCTTTTACCTTCGTAGCCACCGCAGAAGTTATCCGCCGTGCAGGTGCTCAGGTTGTTTTTGCCGATATTGACCCGCAAACTTTCCTCCTCACGCCCTCTTCGGTAGCAAAATCTCTTGCTCAAGCCCGGCAAAAAGGCCTTCGGGTAAAAGCTGTTATGCCGGTAAGCCTTTTTGGCCTTGCGGCTTATCTTCCCGAGCTAGAAGCTTTTTGCCGCAAGGAAGGGCTTTTTTTGATAGAAGACGCCTGCCAATCCTTCGGCGCAGAGGTCAATGGAAGAAAGTCCGGAAGTTTTGGCAAAGCTTCAGCCACGTCGTTTTTCCCGGCCAAGCCCCTAGGGGCTTACGGAGACGCTGGTATGGTCTTCACCAATGACCCAGAGCTTTACGAAACGATAAAGGCCCTGCGCATCCACGGTCAAACGCAGCGCTACCTCCACCAATACCAAGGTTTTAACGCCCGGCTTGACACCCTGCAGGCAGCACTTCTTTTGGTAAAGTTTAAGCATTATCCCGAAGAGATTGAGCTACGCCAGGAAGTAGCCAATAGATACCGCAAGCTTTTAGCAGGGCTCCCGGTGACATTCCAGCACATCCCGAAAAATTGTCTCTCGGTTTATGCACAATTTACCTTGCGTGTTCCCCAAAGAGACAAACTGGTGGCTCATCTTGCCACCCACGGTATTCCAACTGCTATCCATTATCCACGCCCTCTTCATCTTCAGCCCGCTTTTAAAGAGCTTGGCTACCGGGAAGGCGATTTCCCAGAAGCAGAAAGCCTTGCCAAAGAGGTCATTTCCCTTCCCATGCATCCTTTTTTGACTCAGGCGGATCAAGAAAAAATCGTCTCAGCCATAGCGGCTTTTTATAACGAAAAGGAGGCGGTGTGA
- a CDS encoding sugar phosphate isomerase/epimerase family protein encodes MISQEIKKKVHLALPVVFFDRYLPLALREGFSLEVGLDDEALDKFTEKDFQAFARTLDEHGIKRSVHAPFRDLSPGALDAAIRRASVNRLKQALETAAIFSPEIVVLHTGFHAPYHLERKDSWLGYAREGFAEVTTHAEKLGLKLALENVSEPDPSWLTPIVEEIKSPALGYCFDAGHAYAFAKTTWEPWLYAFGPRLFELHVHDNDGSWDLHLPPGQGKIPFAEIFSYLARKGIKPLVTFEAHRKEDVLPGLVYLEEIFSQTSW; translated from the coding sequence GTGATTTCCCAAGAGATAAAGAAAAAAGTCCACCTTGCACTTCCGGTAGTATTTTTTGACAGATATCTCCCCTTGGCCCTGCGAGAAGGTTTTAGCCTTGAGGTTGGCCTTGATGACGAAGCCTTAGACAAATTCACCGAAAAGGACTTCCAGGCCTTCGCCCGTACTCTTGACGAACACGGCATAAAAAGAAGCGTTCATGCCCCTTTTCGTGACTTATCACCAGGGGCCCTTGATGCAGCCATACGCAGGGCCAGTGTCAACCGCTTGAAACAAGCCCTTGAGACAGCTGCTATCTTTAGCCCCGAAATAGTTGTCCTGCACACGGGATTTCATGCCCCTTATCACCTGGAAAGAAAAGACTCCTGGCTTGGTTATGCCAGGGAGGGCTTTGCTGAAGTTACCACACACGCTGAAAAACTCGGGCTTAAGCTTGCCCTTGAAAATGTCTCTGAGCCGGACCCTTCCTGGCTTACTCCTATCGTGGAAGAGATAAAAAGCCCCGCCCTTGGGTATTGTTTTGATGCAGGCCATGCTTATGCCTTTGCCAAAACTACCTGGGAACCCTGGCTTTACGCCTTTGGCCCACGCCTTTTTGAACTCCACGTACACGATAACGACGGCTCCTGGGACCTTCACTTACCTCCTGGACAAGGGAAAATCCCCTTTGCGGAAATTTTTTCCTACCTAGCAAGAAAAGGAATAAAACCCTTGGTAACCTTCGAAGCCCACCGGAAAGAAGACGTCCTCCCAGGGCTTGTCTATCTTGAGGAGATCTTTTCCCAAACCTCCTGGTAG
- a CDS encoding glycosyltransferase family 4 protein — translation MRLRVLQLGSPTGLYGAERWILALIKYLDPEKIETIVGVIKDDPHLEAPILAHAQGLGFKTVAIEAYGRFNVKAITLLRNYLKQENIHILHTHGYKQDLVGFWATRGVPTRIIATPHGWSKEPDLKLAIYEGLNRLVFLGLDKVVPLSRELYQGLTGIPGLKRKLRLIVNAVDLAEIDAVKEVPEVVAKKRKEGFFILGYIGQLIHRKGLDVLFKALAKPGLEECFLFIVGEGPLRAQLEQMAKDLGIFERVVFTGYRADRLNFLRGFDVFVLPSRLEGIPRCLMEAMGMGKPVVASDIEGVKDLIPKDGEGGLLFPVEDSNALSEKILLLKENKLLAKKLSEKARKIVAQNFSAERMAQEYQALYQEVWEKISSR, via the coding sequence ATGAGGCTTCGTGTTTTGCAATTAGGTAGCCCCACGGGCCTTTATGGTGCTGAGCGCTGGATTCTTGCCCTTATCAAATACCTTGATCCCGAAAAGATTGAGACAATCGTAGGTGTTATCAAAGACGACCCTCATTTAGAGGCCCCGATACTTGCTCACGCCCAGGGGCTTGGCTTTAAAACCGTGGCCATAGAGGCTTATGGACGTTTCAATGTCAAGGCCATAACCCTTTTGCGAAATTACCTCAAGCAGGAAAATATTCACATTCTTCATACCCACGGATACAAACAGGATCTTGTGGGGTTCTGGGCCACCAGGGGCGTTCCCACCAGGATAATAGCCACTCCGCACGGCTGGAGTAAAGAGCCAGACCTTAAGCTTGCCATTTACGAAGGCCTAAACCGCCTTGTTTTTCTTGGCCTTGATAAAGTGGTTCCTCTCTCACGAGAACTCTACCAGGGGCTTACCGGTATCCCGGGGCTTAAAAGAAAACTTCGCTTAATCGTAAACGCGGTGGATCTCGCAGAAATAGATGCGGTGAAAGAAGTCCCCGAAGTAGTGGCTAAAAAGCGTAAAGAGGGCTTTTTTATCCTGGGCTACATTGGCCAGCTTATCCACCGTAAAGGGCTTGATGTCTTGTTTAAAGCCCTTGCCAAACCCGGCCTTGAAGAATGCTTTCTTTTTATCGTAGGCGAAGGGCCCCTGCGTGCTCAGCTTGAACAAATGGCCAAAGACTTAGGGATTTTTGAAAGGGTAGTCTTTACTGGTTATCGGGCGGATAGGCTTAATTTTTTGCGGGGCTTTGATGTCTTTGTTTTGCCTTCGCGTTTAGAAGGCATCCCACGCTGTCTTATGGAAGCCATGGGCATGGGGAAACCTGTTGTTGCCTCTGATATCGAAGGTGTAAAGGATTTAATTCCAAAGGATGGTGAAGGGGGGCTTCTTTTCCCTGTGGAAGATAGCAACGCTCTTTCTGAAAAAATTTTGCTTCTCAAAGAAAATAAGCTTCTCGCAAAAAAGCTTTCGGAAAAGGCGCGCAAAATTGTGGCCCAAAATTTTTCTGCCGAAAGAATGGCGCAAGAATACCAGGCCCTCTACCAGGAGGTTTGGGAAAAGATCTCCTCAAGATAG
- the asnB gene encoding asparagine synthase (glutamine-hydrolyzing) produces the protein MCGIIGLVDFKGLSQEEKALVKRGLKLLEHRGPDEEGFFADGVCSLGHRRLSIIDLSSGKQPMRDEELVVVFNGEIYNFLSLRRELQEKGQAFKTKSDTEVILKAYRVWGEGFVERLSGMFAFALWDASCKKLIFARDRLGKKPLYYFGGQGKIFFASEIKALFEAPFIPKELDLEALDCFFSFGYVPSPKSIFSAIKKLPPAHWAVFSQEGLRLNRYWEVEFSPQALSLEEALEEFLGLFEKAVAERLISDVPLGAFLSGGIDSPLVVAQMKKELDAPVLTNSIGFDQEEGSELPLARDIARHLGTDHREYIVKPEAAKILPRLIRHLDEPLADSSAMPTFYVCQMARKNVTVALSGDGGDESFGGYTFRYLPHLFESRLRAKIPLPLRAGFFRILGGLYPRASWLPKPLRLKTIFQNLAVSDARAFYQDLVWLPVDLREKLYTSSFLKKLCGFSPFEFVYPLYQQAKGLDPVSRAQFVDLHFYLPEDVLVKVDRMSMAVALEVRSPLLDHRLVEFAAKLPLELRVKGNQGKLLLREALKKFLPEELIARPKRGFAVPEAKWLRQDLRSFVEDVLSRDSFVWEFLDHKEVFRLWQAQLQGKLDLGVFFWGLMILGLWEKEFLS, from the coding sequence ATGTGTGGCATAATCGGGCTCGTAGATTTCAAAGGCCTTTCTCAGGAAGAAAAGGCCCTGGTTAAAAGGGGGCTTAAGCTTCTGGAACACCGTGGCCCTGACGAAGAAGGCTTTTTTGCTGATGGGGTTTGCTCTCTTGGGCACCGCAGGCTTTCTATCATTGACCTCTCCTCTGGCAAACAACCCATGCGCGATGAAGAGCTGGTAGTGGTTTTTAACGGTGAAATCTACAATTTTCTTTCGCTGCGCAGGGAGCTCCAAGAAAAAGGCCAAGCTTTTAAGACCAAAAGTGACACAGAGGTCATTTTAAAGGCTTACCGGGTCTGGGGAGAAGGCTTTGTAGAAAGATTGTCTGGCATGTTTGCTTTTGCCCTGTGGGATGCCTCTTGCAAAAAGCTTATTTTCGCCCGGGATCGCCTGGGCAAAAAACCCCTTTATTATTTTGGCGGTCAGGGCAAGATTTTCTTTGCCTCAGAGATCAAAGCCCTTTTTGAAGCGCCTTTTATCCCCAAAGAACTAGACTTAGAGGCCCTTGATTGCTTTTTTTCTTTTGGCTATGTGCCCTCGCCCAAAAGCATTTTTTCCGCCATAAAAAAGCTTCCCCCGGCGCATTGGGCTGTTTTTTCCCAAGAGGGGTTACGCCTTAACCGGTACTGGGAAGTTGAGTTTTCCCCGCAAGCCTTAAGCCTTGAAGAGGCCCTGGAAGAATTTCTTGGGCTTTTTGAAAAGGCCGTTGCTGAAAGGCTTATTAGCGATGTGCCTCTTGGGGCCTTTCTTTCAGGGGGGATTGACTCGCCTCTGGTAGTGGCACAGATGAAAAAAGAACTTGATGCGCCGGTGCTCACCAACAGCATTGGGTTTGACCAGGAAGAAGGAAGCGAGCTTCCCCTTGCCCGGGACATAGCCAGGCACCTTGGCACTGACCATCGGGAATACATAGTAAAGCCTGAGGCTGCTAAGATTCTTCCCAGGCTTATCAGGCATCTTGACGAACCTTTGGCAGACTCAAGTGCAATGCCTACGTTTTATGTTTGCCAGATGGCGCGTAAAAATGTAACCGTTGCCCTTTCCGGAGACGGTGGGGATGAGTCCTTTGGGGGTTATACCTTTCGGTATCTTCCCCATCTTTTTGAAAGCAGGCTAAGGGCGAAGATTCCTCTTCCCTTGCGCGCGGGTTTTTTCCGTATCCTTGGGGGGCTTTATCCCAGGGCTTCCTGGTTGCCCAAGCCTTTGCGTCTCAAGACCATCTTTCAAAACCTGGCGGTATCTGACGCCAGGGCCTTTTATCAGGATCTTGTCTGGCTTCCGGTTGACCTGCGGGAAAAACTTTACACTTCTTCTTTTTTGAAAAAACTCTGTGGGTTTAGTCCGTTTGAGTTTGTTTATCCCCTTTACCAGCAGGCAAAAGGGCTTGACCCGGTGAGCAGGGCCCAGTTTGTTGATCTGCATTTTTACCTTCCTGAAGACGTGCTGGTTAAAGTGGACCGCATGAGCATGGCCGTGGCCCTTGAAGTGCGTTCGCCTTTACTTGACCACCGCCTGGTTGAGTTTGCAGCAAAACTTCCACTTGAGCTTAGAGTAAAAGGAAATCAGGGAAAGCTTCTTTTGCGCGAGGCGCTTAAAAAATTCCTCCCCGAAGAGCTTATCGCAAGACCCAAACGGGGATTTGCCGTGCCTGAGGCCAAATGGCTCAGGCAAGATTTGCGTTCCTTTGTTGAAGACGTCTTATCCAGGGATTCTTTTGTCTGGGAGTTTCTTGATCACAAAGAGGTTTTTCGTCTGTGGCAGGCCCAACTCCAAGGAAAGCTTGACCTGGGGGTTTTCTTCTGGGGGCTTATGATTTTGGGACTTTGGGAAAAGGAGTTTCTTTCATGA
- a CDS encoding glycosyltransferase, which yields MKNSKAFYPKPVLCHVAHALNPGGTERLVCELARAFKDKFEVIVVTLEEPGAWGLSLRAQNIPVYPLFREPGIDLNVIWDMCRIFNRHRVNIVHAHQYSPFFYAGLTKLFYPRVKLIFHEHGRHYPETVKPLKNFFNRLLLAPLANDIVAVSCEVRERLAKYEGLNPQKIKVIYNGIPMPARLAPEERKTLRKEFGFSEDDFIVATVGRFDPIKNLPMLLKAIALARKKNKNIKGLLIGDGPEFSKLKNLAKDLGLENVVLFTGFRKDATRIVQLADVFVLSSFSEGTSLALLEAMACGLPAVVTAVGGNPEIVIDGITGVLVPSEDHVRLAAAFLLLAENPRLCEEMAKASRKRFEENFVFEKMVASFESLYQGLLAPNHLLTGTLKARRC from the coding sequence TTGAAAAACTCAAAAGCCTTTTACCCTAAGCCAGTTCTTTGCCACGTGGCGCATGCCTTAAATCCAGGGGGTACCGAGCGCCTGGTTTGTGAGCTTGCGCGTGCCTTTAAAGACAAGTTCGAGGTCATCGTGGTTACCCTTGAAGAACCTGGGGCCTGGGGGCTTTCCTTGCGTGCTCAAAATATCCCGGTTTATCCCCTTTTCCGGGAACCAGGGATTGATTTAAACGTTATCTGGGACATGTGCCGTATCTTCAATCGTCATCGGGTTAATATTGTCCACGCCCACCAGTATTCGCCCTTTTTTTACGCAGGCCTTACCAAGCTCTTTTATCCGCGCGTGAAACTGATTTTTCATGAGCATGGTAGGCACTACCCAGAGACCGTAAAGCCCCTTAAAAACTTTTTTAATCGGTTGCTCCTTGCCCCTCTTGCCAACGACATTGTAGCTGTATCCTGCGAGGTGCGTGAGAGGCTTGCAAAATACGAAGGCTTAAACCCGCAGAAGATAAAAGTCATTTACAATGGGATCCCTATGCCAGCGCGCCTTGCGCCAGAAGAACGTAAAACCCTGCGCAAAGAGTTTGGCTTTTCAGAAGACGATTTTATTGTTGCTACAGTGGGCCGTTTTGATCCTATTAAAAATCTCCCCATGCTGCTCAAGGCCATAGCGCTGGCCCGTAAGAAAAACAAAAACATCAAAGGGCTTTTAATCGGTGATGGCCCTGAATTTTCAAAGCTTAAAAACCTTGCCAAAGACCTTGGCCTTGAAAACGTTGTTTTGTTTACCGGCTTTCGCAAGGATGCCACCCGTATTGTCCAGCTTGCAGATGTTTTTGTACTTTCAAGCTTTAGCGAAGGGACCTCCCTTGCGTTACTTGAGGCCATGGCCTGCGGTTTGCCAGCGGTAGTAACGGCTGTTGGCGGAAACCCTGAAATCGTAATTGACGGCATAACCGGGGTTTTGGTGCCTAGCGAAGACCATGTAAGGCTTGCGGCGGCTTTTTTGCTCCTGGCAGAAAACCCCAGGCTTTGCGAAGAAATGGCAAAGGCTTCTCGCAAACGCTTTGAAGAAAACTTTGTTTTCGAAAAAATGGTTGCTAGCTTTGAGAGCCTCTATCAAGGGCTTCTTGCGCCGAACCATTTATTAACGGGGACTTTAAAAGCCCGACGTTGTTAA
- a CDS encoding TIGR03087 family PEP-CTERM/XrtA system glycosyltransferase: MKKGLFIAHRIPFPPNKGDKLRAYHILKFLAKRYEMSLLCHIDEERDLAIVDKIDIPLRTFRYHFRPKGLRKLLSLKALPKGSLSVAYFYAGELQARYDQIIAREKPFFVFCSCAPAAEYVFRGKETPGYLFLDFMDVDSEKWRLYAEKKAFPSSLIYRLEASRMRAYEKRILKRFDHVFLVSEAEAHLFREKVAESEKICVLENGVDLCFFSPDYQSKLSIEGPVVVFTGAMDYWPNADAVIWFVEKCWPLIRQRISQASFFIVGKDPLPEVKDLAKVPGVEITGFVPDTRDYLALADVCVAPLRLARGIQNKVLEAMAMAKATVVTPQAAEGIKYTDEELLVASSPEDFAEKVIFLLKNPEVSRKIGKMARKRIEKEYSWEKKLEKLKSLLP; this comes from the coding sequence ATGAAAAAAGGGCTTTTCATCGCGCATCGTATCCCCTTTCCCCCGAACAAGGGAGACAAGTTGCGGGCCTATCACATTCTCAAGTTCCTTGCCAAACGCTACGAAATGTCGCTTCTATGCCATATTGATGAAGAAAGAGACCTAGCAATTGTTGATAAAATTGACATTCCGTTGAGAACCTTTCGTTACCACTTTAGACCCAAAGGCTTGCGCAAATTGTTATCCCTTAAGGCGTTGCCGAAAGGGAGCCTCTCAGTTGCATATTTTTACGCAGGAGAACTCCAGGCTCGTTATGACCAAATTATCGCCCGCGAAAAGCCTTTTTTTGTGTTTTGTTCTTGTGCCCCGGCAGCAGAGTATGTTTTCCGCGGGAAAGAGACTCCCGGGTATCTTTTTCTTGACTTTATGGATGTTGATTCGGAAAAATGGCGCCTTTATGCCGAGAAAAAGGCCTTTCCTTCTAGTCTTATTTATCGCCTTGAGGCTTCTCGCATGCGTGCTTACGAAAAGCGTATCCTAAAGCGTTTTGACCACGTCTTTCTGGTCTCAGAGGCAGAGGCGCATCTTTTTCGCGAAAAAGTTGCAGAAAGCGAGAAAATTTGTGTGCTTGAAAACGGAGTTGACCTTTGTTTCTTCTCCCCTGATTACCAATCAAAGCTTTCCATCGAGGGCCCGGTTGTTGTTTTTACCGGAGCCATGGATTATTGGCCTAATGCTGATGCGGTAATCTGGTTTGTGGAAAAATGCTGGCCGCTTATTCGCCAACGAATCTCCCAGGCAAGTTTTTTCATTGTAGGAAAAGATCCTCTTCCAGAGGTGAAAGACCTTGCTAAGGTTCCCGGCGTTGAAATAACAGGCTTTGTGCCTGATACACGGGATTACCTTGCTCTGGCTGACGTATGTGTAGCACCATTGCGCCTGGCGCGCGGTATTCAGAACAAAGTCCTTGAAGCCATGGCCATGGCTAAAGCTACCGTAGTAACCCCTCAAGCCGCAGAGGGCATCAAATATACCGATGAGGAGCTTCTGGTGGCCTCATCGCCTGAAGATTTTGCCGAAAAGGTCATTTTCCTCTTAAAAAATCCTGAAGTTTCCCGAAAAATAGGAAAAATGGCCCGCAAACGCATTGAAAAAGAGTATAGCTGGGAGAAAAAGCTTGAAAAACTCAAAAGCCTTTTACCCTAA
- a CDS encoding GNAT family N-acetyltransferase — MEIKTFDLNSVSAWDELVNRFSGGPYLYRAWQEACLKTYGQKPVFLLAFRGQEAAGGLVLSRFKGLRSKSLVSLPFCDYGGPLGEDEEVKKSLVAKAERLSQEIGPLEIRFPEPVSFLPEGSTAKVRLLLPLPDDTETLWKSFKAKVRSQIRRPMKEGAQAICGGLELVPAFYRIYAQNMHFLGSPPHALSWFRNIVSAYKERARVVLVHLEGKPLAGAILLLTPQVATVPWASSLRAYKRISPNMLLYWRLLSLAVEEGAKLFDFGRSTPGSGTYRFKKQWGAQEAPLFWYRVPASEEKTSGVRPYIEKLWRRLPERVANCLGPKLRGRIAL, encoded by the coding sequence GTGGAGATTAAAACCTTTGACCTAAACAGCGTTTCTGCCTGGGATGAGCTTGTTAACAGGTTCTCTGGAGGGCCCTATCTTTACCGGGCCTGGCAAGAGGCCTGCCTTAAAACTTACGGGCAAAAGCCTGTGTTTTTACTGGCTTTTCGTGGGCAAGAGGCCGCAGGTGGCCTGGTGCTTTCTCGCTTTAAAGGACTGCGTAGCAAAAGCCTGGTTTCGCTTCCTTTTTGTGATTATGGTGGCCCGCTTGGCGAAGACGAAGAAGTAAAAAAATCCCTTGTTGCAAAAGCAGAAAGGCTTTCCCAGGAGATAGGGCCCCTTGAGATACGCTTCCCTGAGCCGGTTAGCTTTTTGCCCGAAGGTAGCACAGCAAAAGTAAGACTTCTGCTTCCCTTGCCTGATGATACCGAGACTCTGTGGAAGTCTTTTAAGGCCAAGGTAAGAAGTCAGATAAGACGGCCTATGAAAGAAGGTGCTCAAGCCATTTGTGGTGGGCTTGAGCTTGTGCCGGCTTTTTACCGAATTTATGCGCAAAACATGCATTTTCTTGGCTCTCCTCCCCATGCCCTTTCCTGGTTTAGAAACATTGTCTCCGCTTATAAAGAGCGCGCTCGGGTGGTGCTAGTGCACTTAGAAGGCAAACCCCTGGCAGGGGCTATTTTGCTGCTCACGCCCCAGGTGGCCACCGTACCGTGGGCTTCTTCCCTCAGAGCCTACAAACGCATAAGCCCCAATATGCTTCTTTACTGGCGCTTACTTTCGCTAGCTGTCGAAGAAGGCGCAAAACTTTTTGATTTTGGGCGTTCAACCCCTGGGAGCGGTACCTACCGCTTTAAAAAACAATGGGGAGCACAGGAAGCCCCGCTTTTTTGGTATCGTGTGCCGGCTAGTGAAGAAAAAACTTCCGGCGTGCGGCCTTACATAGAAAAGCTTTGGCGGCGCTTGCCCGAGCGTGTTGCCAATTGCCTTGGGCCCAAACTCAGGGGGCGCATTGCCTTATGA